Proteins encoded in a region of the Deefgea piscis genome:
- a CDS encoding 2-hydroxyacid dehydrogenase produces the protein MRIAVFDSKQYDKTAINAANVQFDHDIVFFDDRLNAKTVPLAQGFDVVCPFVNDKLDAFTINQLAQLGVKLITLRCAGFNGVDLKAAAAHGITVTRVPAYSPEAVAEHVFALLLTLVRKTHRAFNRIRDGNFTLDGLEGFNLHGRTFGIVGAGKIGLATARIARGFGCQILAYDPYPPAECDVDCEFVSQEDVFKRADIISLHSPLFPTTHHMINATTLAQMKPGVVLINTSRGGLINTLALIKSLKSGHVGGVGLDVYEHEEGVFFEDLSDSMLKDDILARLTTFPNVVITSHQGFLTTEALDNIAHSVLQSIDDFIQQRPLGNEVKASA, from the coding sequence ATGCGGATCGCCGTCTTTGATAGCAAGCAATACGACAAGACCGCTATCAATGCGGCCAATGTCCAATTCGACCACGACATCGTTTTTTTTGATGATAGGCTCAACGCCAAAACCGTACCCTTAGCGCAAGGTTTTGACGTTGTTTGCCCCTTTGTGAATGATAAGCTCGATGCGTTTACCATTAACCAGCTGGCCCAGCTTGGCGTCAAACTCATCACATTGCGCTGCGCGGGTTTTAATGGCGTGGATTTAAAAGCGGCTGCCGCACATGGCATCACCGTTACACGAGTGCCGGCGTATTCTCCCGAAGCCGTAGCCGAGCATGTATTTGCACTGCTACTGACTTTGGTTCGCAAAACGCACCGTGCTTTTAACCGCATTCGTGATGGCAACTTTACCCTTGATGGCTTAGAAGGCTTTAACTTGCACGGCCGCACATTTGGTATTGTCGGTGCCGGTAAAATCGGTCTAGCCACCGCGCGCATTGCGCGTGGCTTTGGTTGCCAGATTCTCGCCTATGATCCTTATCCCCCCGCAGAATGCGATGTCGATTGTGAGTTTGTGTCCCAAGAAGATGTATTTAAACGCGCCGATATTATTTCCTTACATTCGCCGCTGTTTCCAACCACGCACCATATGATTAACGCGACCACGCTAGCGCAAATGAAACCGGGCGTTGTACTCATCAACACCAGTCGTGGCGGCCTAATTAATACACTAGCACTGATTAAATCGCTGAAGTCAGGTCATGTTGGTGGGGTTGGTCTTGATGTCTATGAGCATGAAGAAGGGGTGTTCTTTGAAGATCTTTCAGACAGCATGCTCAAAGATGATATCTTGGCGCGCTTAACGACGTTTCCGAATGTGGTGATTACCTCGCATCAAGGTTTTTTAACCACCGAAGCGCTCGACAATATTGCCCATTCTGTGTTGCAAAGCATCGATGATTTCATCCAACAACGTCCCCTTGGCAACGAGGTAAAAGCCAGTGCCTAA
- a CDS encoding lytic transglycosylase domain-containing protein, with protein sequence MRALSVTLLLSSHLLLSASAFANIDLDELRQAVRARDLPRLAQISDANQGKPLEMYPNYYWLTLQLKQISADDANQFLNRYANTPLANRFRDDWIKELARRQAWSSFEQEYAKIDSPSAELQCFKSQAAQVRNDNSTLKANKALWFTPKPLAASCNPIFDTLFANGSLSENDAWWRIRQALAANRADFARQLTSRVGSPSEFSAKNLAAINSAPDKQIKQLNAAGRANLELQLYALELIGRKSPEQAALIIEQLSPNLSAADQRFAWQQLGLSAARRHHPNASFWLSKADMNDLEEEDQAWFIRSALRAEDWNAVESRIKALPAETQAKNTYRYWLARAYETQNKANAANEIYLQLADGFDYYGLLAQEKLGTMLQESRAPYTSKPEEINAIAALPGVVRALSLNQQNWRVEANREWNFAMQGLSDTQLLAAAELARKNKMYDRSIYTAERTQKIHDFTLRYPMPYREEAEQAAKEQGLDPAWVYGLMRQESRFISDIRSSAGAAGLMQLMPNTAKWVAGKMKISDFSSADITDVTSNLQMGTYYLAYWAENFNGNAILATAGYNAGPGNARKWRADRELDPTIYIETIPFSETRDYVKKVLSNASHYAHYFKGSPTQLSHRLEKVPAAQ encoded by the coding sequence ATGCGCGCACTCTCAGTTACCCTACTTCTCAGTAGCCATTTATTACTCAGCGCCAGCGCTTTTGCCAACATCGACTTAGATGAACTGCGCCAAGCTGTTCGCGCGCGTGATTTACCGCGACTGGCCCAAATCAGCGATGCCAATCAGGGCAAACCGCTAGAAATGTATCCCAACTACTATTGGCTCACATTGCAACTGAAACAAATCAGCGCAGACGATGCCAATCAGTTTTTAAATCGCTACGCCAATACGCCGCTGGCCAATCGCTTTCGTGATGACTGGATTAAAGAATTAGCCCGTCGCCAAGCTTGGTCATCGTTCGAACAAGAATATGCCAAGATCGATTCGCCTTCGGCTGAATTGCAATGCTTTAAAAGCCAAGCTGCGCAAGTGCGTAACGATAATTCAACCCTCAAAGCCAATAAGGCTCTGTGGTTTACCCCCAAACCACTCGCCGCCTCGTGCAATCCGATTTTTGATACTTTATTTGCCAATGGCAGCCTCAGTGAAAACGATGCTTGGTGGCGAATTCGCCAAGCTTTAGCGGCCAATCGGGCGGATTTTGCTCGGCAATTGACGAGCCGCGTGGGTAGCCCGAGCGAGTTTTCGGCCAAAAACCTGGCCGCAATCAATAGCGCACCCGACAAACAAATTAAACAACTCAATGCCGCTGGCCGCGCCAATCTTGAATTACAACTGTATGCTTTAGAGTTAATTGGCCGCAAAAGTCCAGAACAAGCCGCGCTGATTATTGAACAACTCAGTCCAAATTTATCCGCAGCAGATCAGCGTTTTGCTTGGCAACAACTGGGCCTAAGCGCTGCGCGGCGTCACCATCCCAATGCCTCATTTTGGCTGAGCAAAGCCGATATGAATGATTTGGAAGAAGAAGATCAAGCTTGGTTTATTCGCTCCGCACTACGCGCCGAAGATTGGAATGCCGTCGAGTCTCGTATTAAGGCACTTCCTGCTGAAACACAGGCCAAAAACACCTATCGCTATTGGCTAGCTCGCGCTTATGAGACGCAAAATAAAGCCAATGCTGCCAATGAAATTTATCTTCAATTGGCGGATGGCTTTGATTATTACGGCCTGTTAGCGCAAGAAAAACTCGGCACCATGCTGCAAGAATCCCGTGCGCCCTACACCAGCAAACCTGAAGAAATCAATGCCATTGCCGCCCTGCCCGGTGTCGTGCGTGCTTTGAGCCTAAATCAGCAAAACTGGCGGGTTGAAGCCAATCGCGAATGGAATTTCGCCATGCAAGGCTTAAGCGATACACAATTGCTGGCTGCGGCTGAATTAGCGCGTAAAAACAAAATGTATGACCGCAGTATTTATACCGCCGAGCGCACGCAAAAAATTCATGACTTTACCTTGCGCTACCCAATGCCCTATCGCGAAGAAGCCGAGCAAGCGGCCAAAGAGCAAGGTTTAGATCCAGCTTGGGTTTATGGCCTCATGCGCCAAGAAAGTCGTTTTATTAGTGATATTCGCTCCAGTGCTGGCGCAGCGGGCTTAATGCAATTGATGCCCAATACCGCCAAATGGGTCGCGGGTAAAATGAAAATCAGCGACTTCAGCTCCGCTGACATCACGGACGTCACCAGCAATTTGCAAATGGGTACTTATTATCTGGCCTACTGGGCAGAAAACTTTAACGGCAATGCGATTTTAGCCACTGCGGGTTATAACGCAGGCCCGGGCAATGCCAGAAAATGGCGTGCGGATCGCGAATTAGATCCGACAATTTACATTGAAACCATTCCGTTTAGCGAAACCCGTGACTACGTGAAAAAAGTACTCAGTAATGCCAGCCATTACGCGCATTACTTTAAAGGCAGCCCAACGCAATTAAGTCATCGCTTAGAAAAGGTGCCTGCCGCACAATAG
- the glyQ gene encoding glycine--tRNA ligase subunit alpha: MLTFQEILLKLQTYWAGHGCALLQPYDIEVGAGTFHTATFLRSIGPEPWNAAYVQPCRRPKDGRYGENPNRCQHYYQYQVVLKPSPDNIQELYLGSLQELGIDTSVHDVRFVEDDWESPTLGAWGLGWEVWLNGMEVTQFTYFQQVGGLDCKPVLGEITYGVERLAMYLQGVDSIYDIVWTVYPNGQKVTYGDIYHQNEVEQSIYNFEQSNVPFLFDQFNHFESEAKRLIEGGLALPGFEMVMKCSHMFNLLDARGAISVTERAAYIGRVRNLARLVAQAYHDSREALGFPMCQLPE; this comes from the coding sequence ATGCTGACTTTTCAGGAAATCCTTCTCAAGCTCCAAACCTACTGGGCTGGGCACGGCTGTGCCTTGCTGCAGCCTTATGATATCGAAGTAGGTGCAGGAACCTTTCATACTGCCACCTTTTTGCGCTCAATTGGCCCAGAGCCTTGGAATGCCGCTTATGTGCAACCTTGCCGCCGTCCAAAAGATGGCCGCTATGGCGAAAACCCAAATCGTTGCCAGCATTATTACCAATACCAAGTTGTACTTAAGCCTTCGCCTGACAATATCCAAGAATTGTATCTAGGGTCATTGCAAGAGCTGGGTATCGACACCTCAGTGCATGATGTGCGCTTTGTTGAAGACGACTGGGAAAGCCCAACTTTGGGCGCTTGGGGTCTGGGTTGGGAAGTGTGGCTCAACGGTATGGAAGTGACGCAGTTTACTTACTTCCAGCAAGTGGGCGGTTTAGATTGCAAGCCGGTATTAGGCGAGATCACTTATGGTGTCGAGCGTCTAGCGATGTACCTGCAGGGGGTAGATAGTATCTACGACATCGTTTGGACGGTGTACCCAAATGGTCAAAAAGTCACTTATGGCGATATTTATCACCAAAACGAAGTCGAGCAATCGATTTATAACTTCGAGCAATCGAATGTGCCGTTTTTGTTTGATCAATTCAATCATTTTGAATCTGAAGCCAAACGCTTGATCGAAGGCGGTTTAGCCTTACCCGGTTTTGAAATGGTGATGAAATGCTCGCATATGTTCAATTTACTGGATGCGCGTGGCGCGATTTCAGTGACTGAGCGTGCCGCTTATATTGGCCGAGTTCGCAATCTAGCGCGTCTGGTGGCGCAAGCGTATCACGACAGCCGCGAAGCCTTGGGCTTCCCAATGTGCCAATTGCCGGAATAA
- a CDS encoding surface-adhesin E family protein: protein MLLRCSLLSAVLLLSACDKKFNEGVKGPVAVPYAKAEWRSYGKTADFEMLVDANSVQHDPQYSEANYTFVWMLQRFNTDQTDEVGKGQYRLKYTRSAIHCDSGRMAGVAVALHDSEDEEVARYDVPGFQWEFTDPVKDSYGADFIRQVCKIMSDKDAAQQDDA, encoded by the coding sequence ATGTTGCTTCGTTGCAGTTTACTCAGCGCAGTATTGTTATTGAGTGCTTGCGATAAGAAATTCAATGAAGGCGTGAAGGGCCCTGTTGCCGTGCCTTATGCCAAGGCGGAATGGCGTAGTTATGGCAAAACCGCGGATTTTGAAATGCTGGTGGATGCCAATTCAGTTCAGCATGATCCGCAATATTCAGAAGCCAACTACACCTTTGTTTGGATGTTACAGCGATTTAATACCGATCAAACTGACGAAGTCGGCAAAGGCCAATATCGGCTGAAGTACACACGCTCAGCGATCCATTGTGACTCTGGCCGTATGGCTGGCGTGGCCGTGGCCTTGCACGATAGCGAAGACGAAGAAGTGGCCCGTTATGATGTACCGGGCTTTCAGTGGGAATTCACCGACCCGGTCAAAGACAGCTATGGTGCTGATTTTATTCGACAAGTCTGCAAGATCATGAGCGACAAAGACGCCGCACAACAAGATGACGCTTAG